The proteins below come from a single Mesobacillus jeotgali genomic window:
- a CDS encoding cation acetate symporter, translating into MSTFLEPKFLLTLILMGTIVYITYLTKRSATASDYFVGGRSFGWFTNGSAIGGDYLSAATFLGIAGLTYQLGYDGAYYAFCFSIGLTLLAIFVAGPLRRFGAYTVADFLAYRFHSRRARLAAVAVVLAISGFYAAPQLLGAAQILSMFFGTSYEFGIIFTCSVMIFYVGIGGMKGTTLNQALELWIRLGAFLLMVGAAIWGGLHYQDILASINEFKGTITGTASFTSDGKDIPFDGSVWTGTGNYFPSFWQTISMTIGLSLGTIGLPHILLRFYTNPSAKAARRSALMAIGIASAFFLFAVYLGVVGRSIFLNGNADPAVMKDLIAGGNNMVVPSTAQALGGEWLLGLVIAGAFAAVFSNLSGLFIASSGALAHDLYATFFRKNITEKERVIAGKASIIVLGVLYGILGLMVKEASIGHLVALAFTVAASTFTPIFILGIWWRGMTEKGAIAGLVLGLVSSMYMIFFKTTLPEFMQFNVPGIITVPIGFLSVYIVSKLDRKVPSDVNEFMKQVHSKESEAA; encoded by the coding sequence ATGTCCACATTCCTGGAGCCAAAATTCCTGTTAACGTTGATCCTGATGGGAACCATTGTTTATATCACTTATCTGACTAAAAGAAGCGCGACTGCTTCCGACTATTTCGTAGGAGGCCGCAGCTTTGGCTGGTTCACCAACGGCTCGGCGATTGGCGGCGATTATTTAAGCGCAGCCACCTTCCTCGGGATTGCCGGCCTGACCTATCAGCTTGGCTATGACGGAGCTTACTATGCATTTTGCTTCTCAATCGGTTTGACACTATTGGCGATTTTCGTTGCTGGGCCACTTCGCCGTTTTGGGGCTTATACAGTTGCTGACTTTTTGGCCTACCGCTTCCACAGCCGGCGCGCCCGCCTGGCAGCCGTCGCTGTCGTACTTGCTATTTCAGGCTTTTATGCAGCCCCTCAGCTGCTTGGTGCCGCGCAAATCCTTAGCATGTTTTTTGGCACAAGCTATGAATTCGGAATCATTTTTACCTGCTCCGTCATGATTTTCTATGTGGGAATCGGCGGCATGAAGGGAACTACCCTTAACCAGGCGCTTGAGTTATGGATTCGCCTTGGCGCGTTCCTCCTTATGGTCGGCGCAGCCATCTGGGGCGGACTTCATTATCAGGATATCCTGGCATCAATCAATGAGTTCAAAGGTACGATCACAGGTACAGCAAGCTTCACGTCTGACGGAAAGGATATTCCTTTCGACGGTTCTGTCTGGACAGGAACAGGCAACTACTTCCCATCCTTCTGGCAGACGATTTCTATGACAATCGGACTTTCACTTGGTACCATCGGGCTTCCGCACATTCTTTTGCGCTTCTACACAAACCCAAGCGCGAAAGCAGCGCGCAGGTCCGCCCTGATGGCGATTGGAATCGCGAGTGCGTTCTTCTTGTTCGCTGTTTACCTTGGTGTAGTCGGACGCTCAATCTTCCTGAATGGCAACGCTGATCCGGCTGTCATGAAAGATCTGATCGCAGGCGGCAACAACATGGTTGTTCCGTCAACAGCACAGGCCCTTGGCGGAGAATGGCTGCTAGGTCTTGTCATTGCAGGCGCCTTCGCAGCCGTCTTCTCGAACCTTTCCGGGCTGTTCATCGCAAGCTCCGGTGCCCTGGCCCATGATTTGTACGCTACCTTCTTCCGTAAAAACATTACTGAAAAAGAGCGCGTAATCGCTGGTAAAGCCTCCATCATCGTGCTCGGAGTTTTATACGGAATCCTTGGTCTAATGGTAAAAGAAGCTTCCATCGGCCACCTGGTCGCCCTCGCCTTCACCGTCGCGGCCAGTACGTTCACACCAATCTTTATCCTTGGGATCTGGTGGAGAGGAATGACGGAAAAAGGAGCCATCGCTGGCCTTGTTCTTGGTCTCGTCTCTTCCATGTACATGATTTTCTTCAAGACGACACTGCCAGAATTCATGCAGTTCAACGTACCGGGAATCATCACTGTGCCAATTGGATTCCTGTCCGTCTACATTGTCTCAAAGCTTGATCGGAAAGTACCATCCGATGTGAACGAATTTATGAAACAAGTTCACTCCAAAGAGTCGGAAGCAGCGTAA
- a CDS encoding helix-turn-helix domain-containing protein produces the protein MHSIWLAVEDEGEYGKLAAWILEECQENCKLVDEENDIHIAIIEVNKWHDWVKIHRFRKRNKSCRIIPLLDPSLLHTSPLAIEFKLTYLLVKSVKKRIFLRTLKRAVDEIESENTRFAESEEVFHHFQSDQTVGSNALPFKEAFLRKLLSGNVKTEEELLQSRFFLPGEAVPNVVCFIQGFVRCPAKRMQEGWQAPVVIQEFLKQQFEGFQLTFLSYRKHLLMLLQVPSEFGSLKHWKDGEGRILETIESLENEYGIQLYIGVGSIYREPLLLHHSYKEACKARRTSPYERLQLRYFEEITKDMQIQKCTEYISQYCTEDLSIKQVADQINLSVPYFSRIFKQETGRSFVEYVTFVRMQRGVWMLRHTDHTVEAIAEELGYNTPNYFSGTFKKYVGLSPRDYRATEEIIFV, from the coding sequence TTGCATTCAATTTGGCTTGCAGTGGAAGATGAAGGGGAGTATGGGAAGCTGGCTGCGTGGATTCTGGAAGAATGCCAGGAGAATTGTAAGCTTGTAGACGAAGAGAATGATATACATATCGCAATCATTGAAGTGAACAAATGGCATGATTGGGTAAAAATACACCGGTTCCGCAAACGGAATAAGAGCTGCCGGATCATTCCGCTGCTGGACCCGTCACTTTTGCACACTTCTCCGCTGGCAATCGAGTTCAAGCTGACATACCTGCTGGTGAAATCGGTGAAAAAACGGATTTTCTTACGTACCTTAAAGCGAGCCGTCGACGAAATTGAAAGTGAGAATACCAGATTCGCAGAAAGCGAGGAAGTATTCCATCACTTCCAATCAGACCAGACTGTCGGGAGTAATGCCTTGCCTTTTAAGGAGGCTTTTTTACGGAAGTTGCTGTCAGGGAATGTGAAGACAGAGGAAGAGTTACTGCAATCCCGTTTCTTCTTGCCGGGGGAAGCCGTTCCGAATGTAGTCTGTTTTATTCAGGGATTCGTCCGCTGTCCGGCTAAACGGATGCAAGAAGGCTGGCAGGCGCCGGTGGTCATCCAGGAATTTTTAAAACAGCAATTTGAGGGTTTTCAGCTCACCTTCCTGTCCTACAGGAAACATTTGCTGATGCTGCTCCAGGTGCCGTCCGAGTTTGGGTCACTGAAGCACTGGAAAGACGGGGAAGGGCGTATCCTTGAGACGATCGAGTCTTTGGAAAATGAATACGGCATACAGCTTTATATAGGTGTTGGCTCCATTTATCGCGAGCCGCTGCTGCTGCATCATTCGTATAAAGAGGCGTGTAAAGCAAGACGGACGTCACCATACGAAAGACTGCAGCTCCGCTATTTCGAGGAAATAACGAAGGACATGCAAATTCAAAAGTGTACCGAGTACATATCCCAGTACTGTACGGAGGACTTATCCATCAAGCAGGTTGCCGACCAGATCAATCTGAGTGTGCCATACTTCAGCCGCATCTTTAAACAGGAAACTGGACGCAGCTTCGTCGAATATGTCACCTTCGTCCGCATGCAGCGAGGTGTCTGGATGCTGCGCCACACAGACCACACGGTGGAAGCCATCGCCGAAGAACTGGGGTATAACACCCCCAACTACTTCAGTGGGACATTTAAGAAATACGTTGGTCTGTCACCAAGGGACTACAGAGCAACTGAGGAGATTATTTTTGTTTAG